The Acidobacteriota bacterium genomic interval CTGGAATTGGATCTTGAAGCGCCCGCGCCCGCGTCCCAGGCACAGACCCGAGATGTGTCCCCGGCGCCAGACTCGGTCACCACTGGAGGGGCCGACGCCGTCGCCCCTCTCGCGTCGCCGCGGCGACGCCTCGCGGCCGCGGCCATTGACGCGTCGCTGGTGGGCGTCATCGACGCCGTGGTGCTGTCATTCACGCTCCGGTTGTGCGGATTGACGCCGTCGGAACTCGCCGTGCTGCCGCTGGTGCCACTCCTGGCGTTCTTCGCCCTGCTCAACGGCGGCTATCTCGTCCTGTTTACCGGGACACTCGGTCAGACTCCCGGGAAGATGGCGGTCGACATTCGCGTCGTTCCCGTCAGACGGGAGGCCATGGATCTGCAGCGGGCGGTCTGGCGCACCATCGCGATGCTGCTCTCAATTGGCCCCGCCGGTCTCGGATTCCTGCCGGCCGTGTTCGGCGATTTTCGCACCCTGCACGATCGGCTCGCGGGGACGCGCGTGATTCAGCACACGGCTTCGTCGTGACGCGGCTGACCTGATCGCATGAAGCCACACACCCTTGGTTCCCGCATCGCCCTGACTGTGGCCACGTTCGGATATGCCGGGTACGCGCCGATCGCGCCGGGTACGGCCGGGTCAGCCGCAGCGTTGTTCCTGATCGTACCGCTGCGGCTGCTCGGATTCCCCTGGCTCGACCTCGCGGTCGCCTTCAGTCTGTTTGCGATCGGCGTGTGGAGTGCGACGCTCGTCGAGCGCCACCTGGGCGTCGAGGATCCCGGTCTGGTCGTGATCGACGAAGTGCTCGGCACGCTCGTCAGCCTGCTGTGGCTGCCGATGTCCTGGCCGGTGGTGCTGGCCGCGTTTCTGGTGTTCCGGGTGTTCGACATCATCAAGCCGTGGCCTGCCGGCCGGTTCGAGCATCTTGGAGGCGGCCTCGGCATCATGGCCGACGATGCGATGGCCGGAGTGTACGCAAACCTGGTCGTGCAGGTCCTCGTCTGGTGGCTTCCCCAGTGGATGCGATGACACGAGCCGCGCGTACGACGGATCGCCGATGGGCGGAGATCATTGCCGTCGGATCCGAATTGCTGGTGCCCCCGCGCCTCGATACGAACTCCCTCTTCATCACCGAACGTCTCAACCAGCTGGGCATCGAGGTGCGCGCCAAGACGGTGGTCGGTGACCGGATCGACGACGTGGCCGCTGCGCTGCGCGGGGCTCTGGATCGGGTCGGCCTCGTCGTGATGTGCGGCGGACTCGGGCCGACAGACGACGACCTGACGCGCGATGCGGCAGCCCGACTGCTGGACATGACGCTGGTCGAAGACGAGGCGGTGCTCGATCGTATCCGCCAGCGCTTCGCGGCGCGCGGCGCGCGCATGCCTGAGATCAATCAACGGCAGGCCCTCGTGCCCGTCGGGGCAGAGGTGCTGCCCAATGCGAACGGGACGGCCCCGGGACTCTGGATCGAACGCGATGGACGAATCCTGATTCTGCTGCCGGGACCTCCCGCTGAGCTCGAGCCGATGTTCGCGCGGGTGGCCGAGGAGCGGCTCGCGCCGCGGACCGGCGGCTGGAAGCTGTGCCGGAAGGTTCTGAAGATGTGCGGCCGCACCGAGTCGGAGGTCGAGGAACTGGTCTTCCCGACATACTCCCGCTGGGCGAGCGAGGCGCTGCCCATCGAGACCACGGTGCTGACCGCGCAGGCGCAAATCGAACTGCACCTGTCGGTGCGCGCCGCCACGGAAGCCATCGGCCGCGAGAGGCTCGACGAGGCCGCCGGGCAGATCGCGGCGATCGCGGGTGCCGATGTCTTCAGCGCCGATAACAGGACGCTCGAACAGGTGGTCGGCGAGGCGCTGCGCCAGAGGGGCTGGCGGATCGCGGTAGCAGAATCCTGTACGGGAGGACTGATCTCCTCGCGACTGACCGACGTGCCCGGCAGCTCAGACTATGTGCTCGTGAACGCCGTGTGCTACAACAACGACGCGAAGACCTCGTGGCTCGGGGTGCCGGCAGCCCTGATTCAGGCGCACGGCGCGGTCAGCGAAGAAGTGGCCCTGGCTATGGCGGATGGCATCGGCGAGAGGGCCCGTGTCGAGGTCGGCGTCGGCGTCACCGGGATTGCCGGTCCGACCGGAGGCAGCGATCGCAAACCGGTGGGGACGGTAGTGATCGCAGTCGTGACGCCGGATGCCCGCATCGTGCGGGCGTTCCGGTTCCCAGGGGACAGGATGCGCGTGAAGCAATTCGCCGCCCAGATGGCGCTCGATCTGATCCGCCGGGTGTTGATCGGCGCCGACAGCGTCGCGGGCTTCGTCGTCACGCCCGGTCTCCAATCACTCCCGGAGTGATCACGTCGACATCATCACTCCCGGAGTGATTAACTCTCAAGATGCAGATGCCGGAGACCGTCCTGTTCGTCGCGCTTGCCTACCTGATCGGGTCGGTGCCGTTCGCGTTCCTGTTTGCGAAGCGCAAAGGCTATCGTGATCTCCGGCTCGTCGGCAGCGGCAACGTCGGAGCGACCAACGCGTTCCGCGTCGCTGGGTCGGGGGCAGGTCTGCTGACGGTGCTGTTCGACATCGCGAAGGGGGCGACCGCCGTCGTGGCGGCGCAGCGCCTCGGTGCTGGCCAGAGCCTCTCGGCCGTTGCGGGCGTGGCGGCCGTTGCCGGTCATATCTATCCGGTGTGGCTGGGCTTTCGCGGCGGAAAAGGCGTCGCAGCCACATGCGGGGCGTTTGCCGTGCTCGCTCCCGTGGCGACCGCGCTGGCGGCGGCAGTGTTTGGCATCGTCGCGGGCCTCACCCGGACGATCTCTCTGGGATCGATGACCGCCGCGGTCTGTCTCGGGCCTGTCGCGTACGCCGTTGGCGCGCCGGTCCAGGTGGTGCGCGCGGCCTTCTTTGCAGGGTGCCTTGTGCTGTTCAATCACCGTAGCAATCTCAGCCGGCTGGTCGGCGGCGTCGAACGTCAGGCCGAAGGGCAGGACGCGAAGTCGGGAGACCGATCATGACGGATGTCGCCATTCTCGGAGCGGGAAGTTGGGGCACTGCGCTTGCGGTCCATCTGGCACGGATCGGGCACCAGGTTCGCCTGTGGTCGATTGAGCCTGATGTCGTGGAGGCGGTGACAGTCCGACGCTCGAACGCGGTGTATCTGCCCGACATCTCGTTGCCCCCGGGTATCGACGCCACGCTTTCGCTTGCGGAGGCGGTTCACGGGGTCGGCGTCGTCGTGGCCGCCGTGCCGTCACACGCGCTGCGTGCCGTCCTGGTCGACGCGAAGGGCCTGCTCAGGCCCGACGCCGTGATCGTCAGCGTAGTGAAAGGCCTCGAAATCGGCACGCTGCTTCGCATGTCCCAGGTGGTCGAGCAGGAGCTGCCGGTCGGCCACCCGGTTGTCGTGCTCTCGGGACCCAGCTTCGCCCTCGAGGTCGCGCGCGAGTTGCCCACGGCAGTGTCGGTGGCGAGTGCGGACATGCAGGCGGCGGAGCGTGTGCAGCGGGAGTTCCGAGGGAAGTTCTTCCGGATCTACACGACGCCGGATGTTCCAGGCGTCGAGATCGGCGGGGCCCTCAAGAACGTCATCGCGATTGCCGCCGGAGTGGTCGAGGGCCAGGGTCTTGGTCACAATGCCAGCGCCGCGCTGATGACACGCGGTCTGGCGGAGATCTCTCGTCTGGCGATTGCTCAGGGGGGGCGGCGTGAGACGCTGGCTGGATTGTCCGGGCTGGGCGATCTGGTCCTGACGTGCATGGGCTCCTACAGCCGCAATCGGCACGTCGGGATGGAACTGGCGAAGGGGCGTCGCCTCGCCGAAATCCTGGCGGGCATGAAGATGGTGGCCGAAGGCGTGAAGACCACCGAAGCGGCTCTGGCGCTTGGCGCTCGCTGCGGCGTCGAGCTGCCGATCACTGCGCAGATGGCCGAACTGCTGGCCGGGCGCACGACGCCGGACCACGCGGTCGCCGGTCTGATGCTCCGTCCGCAGCGAATCGAGGTCGAAACCGAATGATAGAATGCGCGGATGGGATTTCTCAGCCGCGTCCGTGACGGCCTGCGCCGCACGGCGCAACAGCTTCTCGGACGTTTCGACGAAATCGCCACCCGGGCAGATGCTCCCGAGCGACGCTTTGCGCCGGTGGATGCCGAGACAGCCGAAGCGCTCGAGGAGGTCCTGATCGGGGCCGATGTCGGCGCGGCCGCGGCCGCGCGGATCGTCGGCGCCGTCACCGCCCGCGCTCGACACGGCGAATCACTCCAGACCCTGGTCAAGAACGAACTGCTTGCCATTCTTTCCGGCGCCGATGCCGCTGCCGCCAGATCCGGGACGCCGACGGTCATCCTGATGGTGGGCGTGAACGGTACGGGCAAGACGACGACGGTCGCCAAACTGGCCAGCCTGTACAAGACGCAAGGCGCCGATCCTCTGGTGTGCGCAGCCGATACGTTTCGCGCGGCGGCGGTCGAGCAGCTGGAAATCTGGGCGGCCCGCGCCGGCGTCGATGTCGTGCGGGCCAGGGAGGGGGCGGACCCGGCCTCGGTCGTGTTCGACGCGCTCGCGGCCGGCAAGGCGAGGCACCGGAATCCGATCATTGTCGATACGGCCGGGAGGCTCCACACCAGGGCCAACCTCATGCAGGAGTTGGAAAAGATCCGTCGTATTGCTGCGCGCGAGGTCGAGGGAGCCCCCCACGAGGTGCTGCTCGTCCTCGACGCGACGGTGGGCCAGAACGGGCTCGTACAGGCCCGCGAGTTCATGGCCGCCGCCGGCGTCAGCGGCATCGTGCTGGCCAAGCTCGACGGAACGGCGCGAGGCGGCGTCGCGGTCGGCATCGCGCACGACCTGAAGCTGCCCATTCGGTACATTGGCGTCGGCGAAGGCATCGGCGACCTGGTGCCGTTTTCGGCACGGGAGTACGTCGACGCGTTGTTCAGCGAGAGTTGGTAGCCGTGAGGCCACGCGACGCGGAGTACATGGACCGCGCCCTGACACTGGCCGCACGTGCCCGGGGGTGCACGACGCCGAATCCGCTGGTTGGCGCGGTCGTCGTGTCCCATGATGGGGTGGTGGTCGGGGCTGGATGCCACGCTCGGGCGGGCGAGCCGCACGCAGAAGTGCACGCGCTCCGCGCGGCGGGAAAGGCCGCGCGGGGAGCGACGCTCTACTGCACGCTGGAGCCGTGTTGCCACACCGGCAGGACGCCCCCGTGCGTCGATGCGATTCTCGAGGCCGGGATCGCGCGCGTCGTCATCGCGGTCGACGATCCGAATCCGCAGGTGGCTGGCGGCGGAAGACGACGGCTGCAGGAGCGCGGCGTACAGGTGCACACCGGCGTCGGCCGCGATCAGGCCGTGCGGCTGAATCAGCCGTTCTTCTGCGCAATGCTGCGGCAGCGCCCGTTTGTGACGGCGAAGATCGCCACGAGCCTGGATGGCCGGGTGGCTTCCGGCCCGGGCGCGCGCACGCACATGACGGGTGCGGCCGCCGACCGCCGCAGCCAGCTGCTGCGAGCGGAAGTGGACGCAGTCGGCGTTGGTTCTGGAACCGTGCTGGCGGACGATCCGCTGCTGACGGCCCGCGACGTGTATCGTGGCCGGCCGCTGACGCGGGTCGTCTTCGACCGGCGGCTCCGGACGCCCGTGACGGCGCGGCTGTTCGGCACGCTGTCGTCAGGACCCGTCTTGATCGTCACCACCACTGCGATGGCCGACGCCCGATCATCGCGAGTGCGGGATCTGGAACGCGCGGGCGCCACACTGGTTCGCGTGCAGACGGCCTCGATCGGGGCAGCCGTCGCCGCTCTGCTGCCGTTCAGCGTCCAGTCCCTGCTCGTTGAGGGGGGAACAACACTGCACGAAGCCGCCCTCGCCGACGACGTGGTCGATGCCGTGCGGGTCGTGGTGACCCCTAGCGCGCTGGGGCCGTCCGGACTACCATGGGTGGGCTGGTCGCGGCTCTCGATCTCATCGTTATTCAATCTCCGCGTGCGACCGTGCGGCGCTGATGTCATCATGGAGGGCGATGTTCACAGGTTTGATTGAACAGGTCGGCGTGGTCGCCGCGCTCGAGCCGATCGAGAGCGGATTTCGGCTCGTCGTCGATTCCGATCTCGCGGCCGACCTCAAAGCGGGCGACAGTGTCGCCGTCAATGGGGTGTGCCTGACGGTGACCAGCCGATTCGGACGCCGCGTGTCGACCGAGATCGGTCCGGAGACCGCGCGCGTGACGACGCTCGGCGCCTGCAGGCCGGGCACGCTCGTCAATCTGGCGCGGCCCATGCGCCCGGACGGCCACATGGGCGGACATTTCGTCCTGGGCCACGTGGATGCGACCGGCGTGCTGACGGAGGTGACGCCCGATGGCGAGTTCTTCTGGATTCGGGTCGCTTTCGATGCCGCGTTCAGTCCGTACTTCATTCCGAAAGGGTCCGTGGCGGTTGACGGCATCAGCCTGACGGTGGCCAGCTTGGAGGAGCACGACTTCACGGTGCAGATCATTCCATTCACGTGGGAACACACGAACCTTCGAGCGCTTCACCCGGGCGACCGCGTGAATCTCGAGGTCGACGTGATCGGCAAGTATGTCGTTCGGGTGGCCCAACTGTCAGGCGCCTGGTCAGACGCCGTGGCGCTGCCGCCGATGCCGTTATGAAGACACAACCGGGGCGGGCCAATCGACAGCGACCAGGGCGCCGGGCGCCGCTCGGTCCGTTCGCGCCGATTGAAGAGGCGGTTGCCGCCATCCGCGCCGGCCAGATGATCATCGTGGTCGATGACAAGGACCGCGAAAACGAAGGCGACTTGACGATTGCCGCGTCGGCCGTCACGCCCGATCTGATCAACTTCATGGCGACGCACGGGCGCGGACTGATCTGCATGTCCATGACCGGGCAACGTCTCGACGAACTCGAGATTCCGTTGATGGTCACGCAGAACACGGCCCTGTTCAATACGGCCTTTTGCGTCACCATCGAGGCGCGTCACCGGACAAGTACGGGGATTTCCGCCGCTGACCGGGCGAACACCGTGATGGCCGCGATCGACCCGTCGACGGTGCCCGCGGACCTGGCGCGGCCGGGCCACATGTTTCCGCTTCGGGCGCGCGACGGCGGCGTCCTGGTACGCGCGGGGCAGACCGAGGCGGCGGGCGATCTGGCTCGCATCGCCGGGCTCTACCCGGCCGGTGTCATCTGCGAGATCATGAACGCCGACGGATCGATGGCGCGAGTGACGCAGCTGACCCGGTTCGCCCGGCGGCACGGGCTGCTGATGATTACGATCGCCGATCTGATCAAGTACCGCATGCGGACCGAACGCTTGGTCAGGAAGGTGGCCGATGCCGACCTGCCGACCCGCTACGGTCAGTTCCGGGTGTTTGCGTACGAGAGTGTGCTCGACAAGGAAACGCACGTCGCCCTGGTGCTGGGAGACCTTGGCGATGGCCATGACGTGCTCGTGCGCGTGCACTCCCGCTGCCTCACCGGTGACGTGTTCCATTCCGCGCGCTGCGACTGCGGCGAGCAGCTCGAGAAGGCCCTTCGGCGCATTTCCACCGAAAAGCGGGGCGTGTTCCTGTATCTGAATCAGGAAGGGCGCGGGATTGGCCTCGCCAACAAAATCAAGGCATACGCGCTGCAAGACCAGGGTCTTGACACGGTCGAGGCGAACGAACGGCTCGGGTTCATGCCTGACC includes:
- a CDS encoding RDD family protein; its protein translation is MKCPKCGYIGFDSGERCRNCGYEFSLINQDTVASAVPDAHLTRGARFRKTPEGTPPASGVDRRLASLPEGTPMDLPLFGEGFLPPPRAPLAVRRSTPTPSRVRVRTEGRRPVPLELDLEAPAPASQAQTRDVSPAPDSVTTGGADAVAPLASPRRRLAAAAIDASLVGVIDAVVLSFTLRLCGLTPSELAVLPLVPLLAFFALLNGGYLVLFTGTLGQTPGKMAVDIRVVPVRREAMDLQRAVWRTIAMLLSIGPAGLGFLPAVFGDFRTLHDRLAGTRVIQHTASS
- a CDS encoding phosphatidylglycerophosphatase A, which gives rise to MKPHTLGSRIALTVATFGYAGYAPIAPGTAGSAAALFLIVPLRLLGFPWLDLAVAFSLFAIGVWSATLVERHLGVEDPGLVVIDEVLGTLVSLLWLPMSWPVVLAAFLVFRVFDIIKPWPAGRFEHLGGGLGIMADDAMAGVYANLVVQVLVWWLPQWMR
- a CDS encoding competence/damage-inducible protein A; translation: MTRAARTTDRRWAEIIAVGSELLVPPRLDTNSLFITERLNQLGIEVRAKTVVGDRIDDVAAALRGALDRVGLVVMCGGLGPTDDDLTRDAAARLLDMTLVEDEAVLDRIRQRFAARGARMPEINQRQALVPVGAEVLPNANGTAPGLWIERDGRILILLPGPPAELEPMFARVAEERLAPRTGGWKLCRKVLKMCGRTESEVEELVFPTYSRWASEALPIETTVLTAQAQIELHLSVRAATEAIGRERLDEAAGQIAAIAGADVFSADNRTLEQVVGEALRQRGWRIAVAESCTGGLISSRLTDVPGSSDYVLVNAVCYNNDAKTSWLGVPAALIQAHGAVSEEVALAMADGIGERARVEVGVGVTGIAGPTGGSDRKPVGTVVIAVVTPDARIVRAFRFPGDRMRVKQFAAQMALDLIRRVLIGADSVAGFVVTPGLQSLPE
- the plsY gene encoding glycerol-3-phosphate 1-O-acyltransferase PlsY, whose product is MPETVLFVALAYLIGSVPFAFLFAKRKGYRDLRLVGSGNVGATNAFRVAGSGAGLLTVLFDIAKGATAVVAAQRLGAGQSLSAVAGVAAVAGHIYPVWLGFRGGKGVAATCGAFAVLAPVATALAAAVFGIVAGLTRTISLGSMTAAVCLGPVAYAVGAPVQVVRAAFFAGCLVLFNHRSNLSRLVGGVERQAEGQDAKSGDRS
- a CDS encoding NAD(P)-dependent glycerol-3-phosphate dehydrogenase, whose product is MTDVAILGAGSWGTALAVHLARIGHQVRLWSIEPDVVEAVTVRRSNAVYLPDISLPPGIDATLSLAEAVHGVGVVVAAVPSHALRAVLVDAKGLLRPDAVIVSVVKGLEIGTLLRMSQVVEQELPVGHPVVVLSGPSFALEVARELPTAVSVASADMQAAERVQREFRGKFFRIYTTPDVPGVEIGGALKNVIAIAAGVVEGQGLGHNASAALMTRGLAEISRLAIAQGGRRETLAGLSGLGDLVLTCMGSYSRNRHVGMELAKGRRLAEILAGMKMVAEGVKTTEAALALGARCGVELPITAQMAELLAGRTTPDHAVAGLMLRPQRIEVETE
- the ftsY gene encoding signal recognition particle-docking protein FtsY, with amino-acid sequence MGFLSRVRDGLRRTAQQLLGRFDEIATRADAPERRFAPVDAETAEALEEVLIGADVGAAAAARIVGAVTARARHGESLQTLVKNELLAILSGADAAAARSGTPTVILMVGVNGTGKTTTVAKLASLYKTQGADPLVCAADTFRAAAVEQLEIWAARAGVDVVRAREGADPASVVFDALAAGKARHRNPIIVDTAGRLHTRANLMQELEKIRRIAAREVEGAPHEVLLVLDATVGQNGLVQAREFMAAAGVSGIVLAKLDGTARGGVAVGIAHDLKLPIRYIGVGEGIGDLVPFSAREYVDALFSESW
- the ribD gene encoding bifunctional diaminohydroxyphosphoribosylaminopyrimidine deaminase/5-amino-6-(5-phosphoribosylamino)uracil reductase RibD, producing the protein MRPRDAEYMDRALTLAARARGCTTPNPLVGAVVVSHDGVVVGAGCHARAGEPHAEVHALRAAGKAARGATLYCTLEPCCHTGRTPPCVDAILEAGIARVVIAVDDPNPQVAGGGRRRLQERGVQVHTGVGRDQAVRLNQPFFCAMLRQRPFVTAKIATSLDGRVASGPGARTHMTGAAADRRSQLLRAEVDAVGVGSGTVLADDPLLTARDVYRGRPLTRVVFDRRLRTPVTARLFGTLSSGPVLIVTTTAMADARSSRVRDLERAGATLVRVQTASIGAAVAALLPFSVQSLLVEGGTTLHEAALADDVVDAVRVVVTPSALGPSGLPWVGWSRLSISSLFNLRVRPCGADVIMEGDVHRFD
- a CDS encoding riboflavin synthase; its protein translation is MFTGLIEQVGVVAALEPIESGFRLVVDSDLAADLKAGDSVAVNGVCLTVTSRFGRRVSTEIGPETARVTTLGACRPGTLVNLARPMRPDGHMGGHFVLGHVDATGVLTEVTPDGEFFWIRVAFDAAFSPYFIPKGSVAVDGISLTVASLEEHDFTVQIIPFTWEHTNLRALHPGDRVNLEVDVIGKYVVRVAQLSGAWSDAVALPPMPL
- a CDS encoding bifunctional 3,4-dihydroxy-2-butanone-4-phosphate synthase/GTP cyclohydrolase II, which encodes MIIVVDDKDRENEGDLTIAASAVTPDLINFMATHGRGLICMSMTGQRLDELEIPLMVTQNTALFNTAFCVTIEARHRTSTGISAADRANTVMAAIDPSTVPADLARPGHMFPLRARDGGVLVRAGQTEAAGDLARIAGLYPAGVICEIMNADGSMARVTQLTRFARRHGLLMITIADLIKYRMRTERLVRKVADADLPTRYGQFRVFAYESVLDKETHVALVLGDLGDGHDVLVRVHSRCLTGDVFHSARCDCGEQLEKALRRISTEKRGVFLYLNQEGRGIGLANKIKAYALQDQGLDTVEANERLGFMPDQRDYGIGAQILRDLGVTSMRLLTNNPRKFVGLEGYGLSVSETLPLEIPASDSTRRYLKTKKEKLGHRLTSV